From the Oikeobacillus pervagus genome, the window CCAATAAACAACATGAAACAAAAGCCCGTCCTTTACTTCGAGATTGATAAGAAAGAGGACGTACGATTGAATCCTAGTTCGCCCTTTGAATAATTAATGGATTGACCGACGAAACGATATGCTGACATTATAATTCATAAGGGTGAACAAAATGCCGCTCTAATTGACTTAATGGTAATGAAAATACAAACAAATCTTGAACAAAAGTCATTTTTGTAATACGATATCATAGAAAATAATAGAAAATAATAATTAGTTACTAAGTTAAATCAATAGCTGGTGATGAGATAAATAGGGAATCCTATATTGGCAGCAGCATCAGTCTAGTGAATTCATAACTAATTAAACATGAATGGAAAATGCGCGCCCTCATAGAAGGACGCGCTCTCATGTATTATTAATAGCCTTTTGATACAAAAGGTTATTCTAACGCTGCTTTTTTCAATTTTGTTGTGTTGGATAGAGAAAAACTCGTTGTTCTCTAATAAGACGTTATATGTGGAAGCAAAAGGAGATATCCTTGCATAAGCAAAGAGAGAGTCTTAGGGGACATCCCCGAAGTAGAAACATTTAATGTTCTTAAAAACAACAAAAACTTGGAAAAGAGCTATACTTAAGAAGGAGTGAAGGGAATTGGCTACAGAAAAAGTATATCCTATGACTCAAGCAGGTAAGGAAAAATTAGAACAAGAACTAGAATATTTAAAAACGGTAAGACGTAAAGAAGTAGTGGAAAGAATTAAAATCGCCCGTAGTTTCGGAGATCTTTCGGAAAACTCAGAGTATGATTCCGCCAAAGAAGAGCAAGCCTTCGTTGAGGGACGTATTAGCACGATTGAAACAATGATTCGCAATGCGGAAATTATAGAAGAAGATGAGCAAAACTCAGATACCGTTACTTTAGGAAAAACCGTTACATTTATAGAACTTCCAGATGGCGATGAAGAAAGCTATACTATTGT encodes:
- the greA gene encoding transcription elongation factor GreA; protein product: MATEKVYPMTQAGKEKLEQELEYLKTVRRKEVVERIKIARSFGDLSENSEYDSAKEEQAFVEGRISTIETMIRNAEIIEEDEQNSDTVTLGKTVTFIELPDGDEESYTIVGSAEADPFEGKISNDSPIAKSLLGRKIGDKVTVQTPGGELNVKITEIK